Proteins encoded together in one Cherax quadricarinatus isolate ZL_2023a chromosome 33, ASM3850222v1, whole genome shotgun sequence window:
- the LOC128693934 gene encoding ERI1 exoribonuclease 2 isoform X2: MASFAELKPQELGLVQKRQVKRMSQSTSKVNQKFEYLIVLDFESTCWDTWPPAGQNEIIEFPAVLLDLSSGNTLSEFHEYVKPTEQSILSSFCKNLTGITQEQVDAGIPLGACLCLFSSWIQKLCEQYQMSFNISVPGKHVTFATWSDWDLQICLHRECLRKQLKKPEFFNYWIDIRYMYKKFYHRSPKGLAGALQDLGISFVGQEHSGICDTRNTAVLISRMISDGCVMTITKSLAVNTNKVHAH, from the exons ATGGCTTCTTTTGCAGAACTAAAGCcaca AGAGCTTGGTTTGGTACAAAAGAGGCAAGTAAAGAGAATGTCACAGTCTACAAGTAAAGTAA ACCAAAAATTTGAGTACTTGATTGTGTTAGACTTTGAATCAACATGCTGGGATACTTGGCCTCCAGCTGGACAAAATGAGATCATTGAATTTCCAGCTGTGCTTCTTGACCTCTCATCTGGAAATACTCTTTCTGAGTTTCATGAATACGTAAAGCCTACAGAACAATCAATACTCTCTTCATTTTGCAAAAATCTCACAG GGATAACTCAGGAACAAGTTGATGCTGGAATTCCACTGGGAGCTTGTCTGTGTTTGTTTTCCTCATGGATTCAGAAGTTGTGTGAGCAGTACCAGATGTCTTTTAACATCAGTGTCCCTGGGAAACATGTCACGTTTGCTACTTGGTCTG ATTGGGATCTTCAGATATGTCTTCATCGAGAATGTCTTCGGAAACAATTGAAAAAGCCAGAGTTCTTTAATTATTGGATAGATATAAGGTATATGTATAAG AAATTTTACCATAGGTCTCCAAAAGGCCTGGCTGGAGCCCTGCAAGATTTGGGCATATCATTTGTAGGGCAAGAACATTCGGGAATTTGTGATACACGCAACACTGCAGTTCTTATCTCCCGTATGATCAGTGATGGATGTGTCATGACAATCACAAAGTCTCTTGCAGTCAACACCAATAAGGTTCATGCCCATTGA
- the LOC128693934 gene encoding ERI1 exoribonuclease 2 isoform X3 — MATKRLAEELGLVQKRQVKRMSQSTSKVNQKFEYLIVLDFESTCWDTWPPAGQNEIIEFPAVLLDLSSGNTLSEFHEYVKPTEQSILSSFCKNLTGITQEQVDAGIPLGACLCLFSSWIQKLCEQYQMSFNISVPGKHVTFATWSDWDLQICLHRECLRKQLKKPEFFNYWIDIRYMYKKFYHRSPKGLAGALQDLGISFVGQEHSGICDTRNTAVLISRMISDGCVMTITKSLAVNTNKVHAH; from the exons ATGGCTACGAAACGTTTAGCTGA AGAGCTTGGTTTGGTACAAAAGAGGCAAGTAAAGAGAATGTCACAGTCTACAAGTAAAGTAA ACCAAAAATTTGAGTACTTGATTGTGTTAGACTTTGAATCAACATGCTGGGATACTTGGCCTCCAGCTGGACAAAATGAGATCATTGAATTTCCAGCTGTGCTTCTTGACCTCTCATCTGGAAATACTCTTTCTGAGTTTCATGAATACGTAAAGCCTACAGAACAATCAATACTCTCTTCATTTTGCAAAAATCTCACAG GGATAACTCAGGAACAAGTTGATGCTGGAATTCCACTGGGAGCTTGTCTGTGTTTGTTTTCCTCATGGATTCAGAAGTTGTGTGAGCAGTACCAGATGTCTTTTAACATCAGTGTCCCTGGGAAACATGTCACGTTTGCTACTTGGTCTG ATTGGGATCTTCAGATATGTCTTCATCGAGAATGTCTTCGGAAACAATTGAAAAAGCCAGAGTTCTTTAATTATTGGATAGATATAAGGTATATGTATAAG AAATTTTACCATAGGTCTCCAAAAGGCCTGGCTGGAGCCCTGCAAGATTTGGGCATATCATTTGTAGGGCAAGAACATTCGGGAATTTGTGATACACGCAACACTGCAGTTCTTATCTCCCGTATGATCAGTGATGGATGTGTCATGACAATCACAAAGTCTCTTGCAGTCAACACCAATAAGGTTCATGCCCATTGA
- the LOC128693934 gene encoding ERI1 exoribonuclease 2 isoform X6, with amino-acid sequence MDFSTVQSSLISHKIELGLVQKRQVKRMSQSTSKVNQKFEYLIVLDFESTCWDTWPPAGQNEIIEFPAVLLDLSSGNTLSEFHEYVKPTEQSILSSFCKNLTDWDLQICLHRECLRKQLKKPEFFNYWIDIRYMYKKFYHRSPKGLAGALQDLGISFVGQEHSGICDTRNTAVLISRMISDGCVMTITKSLAVNTNKVHAH; translated from the exons ATGGATTTTTCCACTGTGCAATCAAGCCTGATATCACATAAAAT AGAGCTTGGTTTGGTACAAAAGAGGCAAGTAAAGAGAATGTCACAGTCTACAAGTAAAGTAA ACCAAAAATTTGAGTACTTGATTGTGTTAGACTTTGAATCAACATGCTGGGATACTTGGCCTCCAGCTGGACAAAATGAGATCATTGAATTTCCAGCTGTGCTTCTTGACCTCTCATCTGGAAATACTCTTTCTGAGTTTCATGAATACGTAAAGCCTACAGAACAATCAATACTCTCTTCATTTTGCAAAAATCTCACAG ATTGGGATCTTCAGATATGTCTTCATCGAGAATGTCTTCGGAAACAATTGAAAAAGCCAGAGTTCTTTAATTATTGGATAGATATAAGGTATATGTATAAG AAATTTTACCATAGGTCTCCAAAAGGCCTGGCTGGAGCCCTGCAAGATTTGGGCATATCATTTGTAGGGCAAGAACATTCGGGAATTTGTGATACACGCAACACTGCAGTTCTTATCTCCCGTATGATCAGTGATGGATGTGTCATGACAATCACAAAGTCTCTTGCAGTCAACACCAATAAGGTTCATGCCCATTGA
- the LOC128693934 gene encoding ERI1 exoribonuclease 2 isoform X1 yields MDFSTVQSSLISHKIELGLVQKRQVKRMSQSTSKVNQKFEYLIVLDFESTCWDTWPPAGQNEIIEFPAVLLDLSSGNTLSEFHEYVKPTEQSILSSFCKNLTGITQEQVDAGIPLGACLCLFSSWIQKLCEQYQMSFNISVPGKHVTFATWSDWDLQICLHRECLRKQLKKPEFFNYWIDIRYMYKKFYHRSPKGLAGALQDLGISFVGQEHSGICDTRNTAVLISRMISDGCVMTITKSLAVNTNKVHAH; encoded by the exons ATGGATTTTTCCACTGTGCAATCAAGCCTGATATCACATAAAAT AGAGCTTGGTTTGGTACAAAAGAGGCAAGTAAAGAGAATGTCACAGTCTACAAGTAAAGTAA ACCAAAAATTTGAGTACTTGATTGTGTTAGACTTTGAATCAACATGCTGGGATACTTGGCCTCCAGCTGGACAAAATGAGATCATTGAATTTCCAGCTGTGCTTCTTGACCTCTCATCTGGAAATACTCTTTCTGAGTTTCATGAATACGTAAAGCCTACAGAACAATCAATACTCTCTTCATTTTGCAAAAATCTCACAG GGATAACTCAGGAACAAGTTGATGCTGGAATTCCACTGGGAGCTTGTCTGTGTTTGTTTTCCTCATGGATTCAGAAGTTGTGTGAGCAGTACCAGATGTCTTTTAACATCAGTGTCCCTGGGAAACATGTCACGTTTGCTACTTGGTCTG ATTGGGATCTTCAGATATGTCTTCATCGAGAATGTCTTCGGAAACAATTGAAAAAGCCAGAGTTCTTTAATTATTGGATAGATATAAGGTATATGTATAAG AAATTTTACCATAGGTCTCCAAAAGGCCTGGCTGGAGCCCTGCAAGATTTGGGCATATCATTTGTAGGGCAAGAACATTCGGGAATTTGTGATACACGCAACACTGCAGTTCTTATCTCCCGTATGATCAGTGATGGATGTGTCATGACAATCACAAAGTCTCTTGCAGTCAACACCAATAAGGTTCATGCCCATTGA
- the LOC128693934 gene encoding ERI1 exoribonuclease 2 isoform X4: protein MSQSTSKVNQKFEYLIVLDFESTCWDTWPPAGQNEIIEFPAVLLDLSSGNTLSEFHEYVKPTEQSILSSFCKNLTGITQEQVDAGIPLGACLCLFSSWIQKLCEQYQMSFNISVPGKHVTFATWSDWDLQICLHRECLRKQLKKPEFFNYWIDIRYMYKKFYHRSPKGLAGALQDLGISFVGQEHSGICDTRNTAVLISRMISDGCVMTITKSLAVNTNKVHAH from the exons ATGTCACAGTCTACAAGTAAAGTAA ACCAAAAATTTGAGTACTTGATTGTGTTAGACTTTGAATCAACATGCTGGGATACTTGGCCTCCAGCTGGACAAAATGAGATCATTGAATTTCCAGCTGTGCTTCTTGACCTCTCATCTGGAAATACTCTTTCTGAGTTTCATGAATACGTAAAGCCTACAGAACAATCAATACTCTCTTCATTTTGCAAAAATCTCACAG GGATAACTCAGGAACAAGTTGATGCTGGAATTCCACTGGGAGCTTGTCTGTGTTTGTTTTCCTCATGGATTCAGAAGTTGTGTGAGCAGTACCAGATGTCTTTTAACATCAGTGTCCCTGGGAAACATGTCACGTTTGCTACTTGGTCTG ATTGGGATCTTCAGATATGTCTTCATCGAGAATGTCTTCGGAAACAATTGAAAAAGCCAGAGTTCTTTAATTATTGGATAGATATAAGGTATATGTATAAG AAATTTTACCATAGGTCTCCAAAAGGCCTGGCTGGAGCCCTGCAAGATTTGGGCATATCATTTGTAGGGCAAGAACATTCGGGAATTTGTGATACACGCAACACTGCAGTTCTTATCTCCCGTATGATCAGTGATGGATGTGTCATGACAATCACAAAGTCTCTTGCAGTCAACACCAATAAGGTTCATGCCCATTGA
- the LOC128693934 gene encoding ERI1 exoribonuclease 2 isoform X5 — protein sequence MDFSTVQSSLISHKIELGLVQKRQVKRMSQSTSKVNQKFEYLIVLDFESTCWDTWPPAGQNEIIEFPAVLLDLSSGNTLSEFHEYVKPTEQSILSSFCKNLTGITQEQVDAGIPLGACLCLFSSWIQKLCEQYQMSFNISVPGKHVTFATWSDWDLQICLHRECLRKQLKKPEFFNYWIDIRNFTIGLQKAWLEPCKIWAYHL from the exons ATGGATTTTTCCACTGTGCAATCAAGCCTGATATCACATAAAAT AGAGCTTGGTTTGGTACAAAAGAGGCAAGTAAAGAGAATGTCACAGTCTACAAGTAAAGTAA ACCAAAAATTTGAGTACTTGATTGTGTTAGACTTTGAATCAACATGCTGGGATACTTGGCCTCCAGCTGGACAAAATGAGATCATTGAATTTCCAGCTGTGCTTCTTGACCTCTCATCTGGAAATACTCTTTCTGAGTTTCATGAATACGTAAAGCCTACAGAACAATCAATACTCTCTTCATTTTGCAAAAATCTCACAG GGATAACTCAGGAACAAGTTGATGCTGGAATTCCACTGGGAGCTTGTCTGTGTTTGTTTTCCTCATGGATTCAGAAGTTGTGTGAGCAGTACCAGATGTCTTTTAACATCAGTGTCCCTGGGAAACATGTCACGTTTGCTACTTGGTCTG ATTGGGATCTTCAGATATGTCTTCATCGAGAATGTCTTCGGAAACAATTGAAAAAGCCAGAGTTCTTTAATTATTGGATAGATATAAG AAATTTTACCATAGGTCTCCAAAAGGCCTGGCTGGAGCCCTGCAAGATTTGGGCATATCATTTGTAG